Sequence from the Paramisgurnus dabryanus chromosome 3, PD_genome_1.1, whole genome shotgun sequence genome:
CTAGATGTTATGTGTCGAATTCAGCCATAGCAGAggcccatagagacccattcattttacTGGATGTGGCCAACTGCTCAACATCACCACTTTAGTGATACATTTTatgaatttatgtttatataaacattagaaaggacattaaaataaaaatgatttcaaatagtataattttttgtagtttttgatgcattttgaaatgtctgttttcataaaatgttttacattagcattgacagtcttttaatttttgtatttgcttgcacataccttgaaaggctagccggTGCTTCAATGGGGTTTTCCGGGCGAAAAGCGTTGCGAGGCATCGCGTGTAGGACAACCGCAcatgcacgttaaatagcgtgagcttagtcaaagtctatttcaagatccagaatatgcgttagcagcctaacttatgttaatcgttaaccatttaggacaaatatgatgttatttaatgttaaactatgtgagtgccGCGGCAGGGATTTGGATTTCAGCAGCGTCCAGTCAGTGTTGTATTGATGACGCATGCAGactggtggcggtgttgccagattgggtgttttttccgctacacattaaggcctgtttacaatGTGTTTTAAGCGGGTTTTTGCCTGGAAGACTCTATAGAAATCTGGTACCCTATTGAACTGAGAGCGTGTGCCGTTCACAAGCACCAGAATGAACGAGTTCACAATAAgttcatcaggcagtaatacagtacgtTCAGTTCACGTTCGCTCAAAATATGAACGCgttaccctaaccctaaccctaacatgctctctgtggcagtcatacctttgtgtgtgtgtgtgattgagcATGTATTTTCTATGTAACATTTGTGCTCTAGTACCAGGCCTACCTTTCTGTGTtgaaattttcagatttattctggatgcactgattttttttgcatttcccattcatttcaattgggGTCATTTTTAAGCCCAAAGGGACTAACTAATTAAGTGAATTTATTTTACGCCTCTTTTAGAacgttttttttatatgaatcttgacagataatctggaaaagtcacaaaatcttattccactgcGTTAaagggaaccatgttttttaacaaagaaaagTGGCTTGGGGGTAGAATTGACCCCAAGGGTCTTATAAGGGTTAAAAATAAGTACCCATGTTCCAAGTAGGAACTGATGATTGCTGCCAATAGGTCTATTAATATCTGAACCGAGAAATTGGATTTTGCCTTAGCTTCCAGTAAGATGTGATTGTAATGTTTGTGTGATACAACAGCGATCTGCACAGACAGCAGTGGATGACTGTGAGATGATATTTACTCAACTGATCTCTGAAGTAACACAACTGATCAGAGATCAGGAGAAAACTGCAGTGAGTCGAGCTGAAGGACTTATGGAGGGACTGAAGCGAGAGATTGAAGATTTAAAGAGGAAAGATGCTGAAAAAAAGACGCTTTCACAAACACAAGTTCACTTTCCGTTTCTTAAGGTAAATAAACACATGGAGATACAGCGATTACAGTTAAAAGTCATTAGTTGTATTTCATCTGTTTCCTTGTCTCTGTGTTTAGAGTTTCcagtctctttctctctctggaTCTACAGAAAACTTCAATATCACTCCTGACGTCTCTTTTGATGCTGCTATGAAATCTATCACTCAGTACAGAGAGAAACTGCAGCGTTTCTGCATAGAAGAGATGAAGAAGATTTCTGGTAAGTACTGGATATTAATTcatttttacactgtaaaaaatccttgttgcacttaaactttcAAGTTTAATTAACTTGGATTTCAACGTTATTACCTTAAGTTTTTCcaacttaatttttataatttacagcgactcctcactagtcaagccAGTTGAAATTAACTGTAATTTCAAGATGATTAAACTTAAAGTTTCAGTTGCAACAATGAATTTTTACAGTACTTGTTTTATAGCTTAAAAAATGAAATAGCTGTAGATTGTATTTTTTGCATAGAAATTAAACCGCAGATGTCATTTGGTTTTCAAAGTGAAAAAACCCCAGATGAGTTTGACCCCTGAACCCGAAAACAGGAGGGAATTCCTACAATGTAAGTAACTGAGATCGATCGATCAATCATACATCAGACTTACAGTTCAGTCATATGAGAGATGCAGATTAATTTACTACAGAAACCTTATAGTGCACCTTATAAAGTAACTCCAAACCTTTACAAATCTTGGCATGAGATTTAAACAATCTTTGACAAATCACATCACTTTCATCTGTCTTCAGGCACGTGCAGGGGGATGCCCTCataaatgctgtttttattattatttaaattattaaaaataataaattcagAACAGGATAAAAatagaattatattttaaatatgacaaaaaaCAAACCTGTAAACCTATTAGTATCTTAATGTCACAAGGCAATATATAATATCATATAATATCAAAACTGCATACTTGTTGATACACACACAGAAAATATACATTGTATTGTCACGAAAATGTAAAACTCTGTGTACTTTAACTGTACCCAGTCTGCTACATTAGTGCGCTGTTCCCAATGAAGTGCAAACCAACAGATGCGCTTGCATGAAATATGATTCACTTTTTAACACACACTTGCGACTGATAGTGGTGGTTAAAAGTGTGGGGGacagaaacatttttattaaaaaattctaCCCTAACGTATGTAATAGTCTACTATTCTTCTTTCCATCAGGTTTCCATAAGTTCACTATGGATCCAAACTATAATTACCTCAAACTGTTAAACTGGAAACAAGAGGCTACATATGCTGATCCACAGCTGCAGTATCTGGATCATCCAGACAGATTTTACACCTGGACCCAGGTGTGGTGTACAGAAGCTGTGAATGGCCGCTGTTATTGGGAGATGGATTGGAGTGGACAGGGGAGGTCAGGTGTGGGTATAGGAGTGGCGTATAAGAGCATCAGTAGGAAAGGAAATCATCTTGAATGCGCAGCTGGACGAAACGATCAATCCTGGAGTCTTTACTGCTGTCCAAATTATTGTTCATTCATTCACAATAACATGGAGACGATTGTTTCTCTTTCCCCGACCAGCCGTAGAGTAGGAGTGTATGTGGATCCCAGTGCAGGAATATTATCTTTCTACAGCGTCTCAGACACAATGACCCTCATTCACAGAGTTCAGACAACATTCACCCATCCTCTCTATCCTATGTTTGAACTTGATGAACACTCAACATTAGTACTGTCATGTAACATTGTTAGTGATATAGATATTCTGGCTGCAttattgtcattttaaagtTGCAAGATTAATCCCTAAAAGGTCATTCACACACTGATTTTTGCCATTCATCAGATCAGTGTCAATTCTTACTGTTTAtactataaattaaaaataatgccaGCTGTAATGATCAAACTTTCACATGGTTTTGGTTGCATAGCAGTGCAGGATTAAGAGTTGatcatgagaattaaatgttaatgtctttAAAGCTCTTTAAAGAAATCAATCAGGTATTTATACATTTGGTGTACATTTTTAACTAATCTCATATTTAAGTTTAAGAGTCAAAACAatcattttagggtgaactaacTCTACAAACCTCATGTAACatttaaaactgctaaaaatgCTGTTTTGATGCTACTAGATCATACAGCCGCTTTTGATACAGTAGATCATGATGTACTTTTTTGGTGTTTAGAGCATTTGATTGGTATCAAGGGTGTCACCTTACAGTGGTTCACTTCATATCTTAGAGACAGGTCCTTTTCTGCATCATTGGGCAAATTCCTTAGctcttattattagtggtgtacCTCAGGGTTCTATCTTAGGCCCACTCCTCTTTAATTTATATATGCATCTATTGGGGGATATTATTAGAGATTTTTATAGACTTTATTAGAGAATTTATACACTGATGATACTCAGTTGTATATTCCTTTGTAATGAATAGTCAAAATCTGACATGAATCTGGTTGTACAGCAGTAAATTGCAATTTAATATTTGCGTGATCAATACACATGTAGTTAGCATTAAGGATTACTTCAATTTTAGTTTatgctatgttttattttttttatcaagtaTTGTGTCAGTTTGCAGTTTTGCATCAGTTGAGAGTCAGCTGTGTCAGACATGAACCAATCAAGTTTTGACACACATCACAGATTTATTTGAATCCCCACACTGACTTTAACTTCCACCTCTCAGCTCCTCCAGAGATCTGTCATCATCTAATCTGAGATGTTTTCTGATTGTCCTCAGTGATTTAGCACTGTAAATGAATACATTGTATTAATTCTTTCttgtgtttttgactttgtTTACAACCTACTTTTGTGAAATTTTGCGAATTGTTCAATGTATTTTATGCATGATTTTCTGGATATGTTCATCAAAAATTAGGTTTTGATTTGTTTCTGTCCTTGCTCTATCCATGGCATAGATGCCCAGAATAAAACCCAATCTAAAACCACCAAACCTGAACTGAACGCATTATCATTGAATATTAAATGTTGTCTGTTTaattgttgtataaaagcattgACAGTTGTGATATTAGCATAAGCATGGTTAAGTGTACAGTTTTTTGtttaatacacacatacacaagatCTGCACTCTTTCATTTGACAAAAATTAATGTCGGCatgatgtcaaaacccaaccTCAAAACCCAATGTCACTCTGAGGTCAAACCCAACGTCaatctgacgtcaaaacccaacaacaatctgacgtcaaaatccaatgtcggcctgacgtcaaaacccaacgtcaatCTAATCTGACGCCAAAACCCATTGCCAATCTGTCTATATACTACTAACATGTATATATTGTACTTTTTCTGCTCTGCAACAATGCAGCaatatttacttttataatattaatataataaaaatttaaaaatattattagataaaaattattattttgataatattaatataataaaaatataaaacatattattatattaaaaatattattttttataatattaatgtaatcagtgtttaaaggaacagtgtgCTGTGTTTGGAATTCATTCCGCTGTTGCCCTGCTATACTGCTTGTGTGTTAATACTGTCACCTCAGTTTATCGCTGCAATTTTAAAGTGTTGGAACCCAGTGAGAAGAGGAAGGAGGAGCTAAGGATTGTGACATCAACGTTACATCCCAGCTGCCCCCTGTCCCAGTCATCCGTATATCTCAGGACTACAGGCTCGGCCAAACTGTCGTGACGCTGACCATAATCACCATGAGTGTGTGGAGTGCTGTGGGTGAATCTTTCTGAAGTGTGTACACTTGGACAGTTGTAGTGCTGTGCTGATATCTGTGTTGTCAGTGGTCACTTCTGAGGCTGACGAAAGAGCCCTGTAATCGAAGGGTGAAGTGGTGATGCCGGGCGGCTGCTTTGTTGTACTTATACGACTGAGACCTGTCGACCCCCCTCctcgcctggtggtggcgctctTCGATTGTAACAAGTAAGGATTTGTTGTGAACATTGTGGAAAAACATCGAAGGAGGAAGACCTGTGATTGTTTGCTGTGTGGGAAAAGTATACCTGCTGCCTGTGTGTATAACGTTGCACTTGTGAGTGTTTACAGACGTCAGCCCACGTCCAAACCTCTTGCCCTGTGGCCTGAAGGAAAGGAGGCTTGAAGGAGCCAGTTTTATTCTGGCGGCCCGCTGTACGACACGACCCCGCATCGTGGCCTACCTACCTGCGAGTTACCAACAGTGGACGTGTTGGTCCAAGTATTGCAGCAGCAGTGGCCTGTACCTTCCTTTGCTTGAAGCGACAGAGGTGTTGTATTCCTCCCTGCATGTTCACAAGAGTGCTATCATTGTTGATGGAAATTTGTGTGTTCTTTGCTGTTAGCCTGCAGATCGGAGCCAAGGGCTTTGTGTCGCCATGGGACTGTTCCTTCGTCTGCTGGAAAATCAACGGTTAAGTGTGTAACAGACGTCTGTCCTGGTGAGGAAGACTAGAAGTTGCTGTATATCCACACGTCTTCTCCAAATATCTAGAAGGGCTAAAGCCTCATATCTATGCCGGTCCACTTGCCGTAAGTCGAACCCATTCAAGCCCAGAGCCCAGTGTACCAatctgtatactcacctgtacgccccggcccagtgtacctccctgtatacgcacctgtacgcccaaagccaagagcccagtgtacctccctgtatatgcatctgtacgcccaaagccaagagcccagtgtacctatctatatactcacctgtacgcccagagcccagtgtacctccctgtatacgcacctgtacgcccaaagccaagagcccagtgtacctccctgtatacgCACCTGTACACCCAAATCCAAGAGCCCtgtgtacctccctgtatacccacctgtacgcccaaagcccaGAGTCCAGTGTACCTATCtatatactcacctgtacgcccagagcccagtgtacctccctgtaaACGCACCTGTAgacccaaagccaagagccctgtgtacctccctgtatacccacctgtacgcccaaagcccagagcccagtgtacctaccTGTATACTTACCGGTACGCCCAAAGCccagagcccagtgtacctccctgtatactcacctgtatggCCAAAGCCCAGAGCCCAGagtacctccctgtatactcacctgtatgcccagagcccagtgtacctaccTGTATACCCACCTGTACGCCCCAAGCCAAGAGCCAGTGCATCTACTTGTATATTCACCTGTACGCCCCAAGCCAGGAGGCCAGAGTAACCACCTGTGGACCATCTGGACTCCTGCAGTTTTAAATCTAAGGTACCTACCTGTTCCATTTACCTGTGTCTGCTCCTCTAAGTCTTGGCAGAGAGGCT
This genomic interval carries:
- the LOC135769066 gene encoding stonustoxin subunit beta-like isoform X2, which encodes MIFTQLISEVTQLIRDQEKTAVSRAEGLMEGLKREIEDLKRKDAEKKTLSQTQVHFPFLKSFQSLSLSGSTENFNITPDVSFDAAMKSITQYREKLQRFCIEEMKKISGFHKFTMDPNYNYLKLLNWKQEATYADPQLQYLDHPDRFYTWTQVWCTEAVNGRCYWEMDWSGQGRSGVGIGVAYKSISRKGNHLECAAGRNDQSWSLYCCPNYCSFIHNNMETIVSLSPTSRRVGVYVDPSAGILSFYSVSDTMTLIHRVQTTFTHPLYPMFELDEHSTLVLSCNIVSDIDILAALLSF
- the LOC135769066 gene encoding tripartite motif-containing protein 16-like protein isoform X1 gives rise to the protein MIFTQLISEVTQLIRDQEKTAVSRAEGLMEGLKREIEDLKRKDAEKKTLSQTQVHFPFLKSFQSLSLSGSTENFNITPDVSFDAAMKSITQYREKLQRFCIEEMKKISVKKPQMSLTPEPENRREFLQCFHKFTMDPNYNYLKLLNWKQEATYADPQLQYLDHPDRFYTWTQVWCTEAVNGRCYWEMDWSGQGRSGVGIGVAYKSISRKGNHLECAAGRNDQSWSLYCCPNYCSFIHNNMETIVSLSPTSRRVGVYVDPSAGILSFYSVSDTMTLIHRVQTTFTHPLYPMFELDEHSTLVLSCNIVSDIDILAALLSF